One segment of Candidatus Zixiibacteriota bacterium DNA contains the following:
- the acpP gene encoding acyl carrier protein, which translates to MAIDVEAKVKEIIVEQLNADKDAVVPTAKFVDDLGADSLDTVELVMALEEAFGLEIPDEEAEKISTVGDAINYIKTHAKETA; encoded by the coding sequence ATGGCGATTGATGTGGAAGCCAAGGTCAAGGAGATCATTGTTGAGCAGTTGAATGCCGACAAGGATGCCGTAGTGCCGACCGCCAAATTCGTTGATGATCTGGGCGCCGATTCGCTCGACACCGTCGAACTCGTGATGGCGCTGGAAGAAGCCTTCGGATTGGAGATCCCCGACGAGGAAGCCGAAAAGATCTCCACCGTCGGTGATGCCATCAACTATATCAAGACCCACGCCAAGGAAACGGCGTAG